The following nucleotide sequence is from Podospora bellae-mahoneyi strain CBS 112042 chromosome 1 map unlocalized CBS112042p_1, whole genome shotgun sequence.
CGTGTGGACGGATCGTAACCGCCGCTGTCGTTGACAATGATGGGACCCGCATGAACAAGCAAATGTTAAAACTCCATAATAAACGTTGAGGTATACACTGGATGGATAATACATAACATAACGCCAATTCTTCTCAGTCGAACCCCAAACACCAttggcttgcttgcttgctttccCATAGTCTAACAAATACCTCCCCTCAAAACTTGTAAACCTGCTCAGGGGTATaccccaactccttcaaaatccccttcaactccccctGGTCCCTCGGGCTCTTCTTGTTCCCCGAAATACTGTCCATCATCCCCGGCGGCCCGCAAACAAAAACCTTGATGTTCTCATTCTTCGGCTCCGGCAACACAGTCTTCAGCAGCTCCTTGTTGATGAACCCCTTCGCACCAGTCCACTGCTTGGGCGGGTTGTCCAAGACATAAAACGCCCTGAACCGCTGAGGGTAGTGGTTCTCGAGCGTGGCCAGCTCGTTCTTCAACAAGATATCATCCGCGCTGACGTTGCCAAAAACCAAGGTAACCTTGGTCTTATCctcggggttgttgaagatggtccTGAGCAGCTGGTACATGGGCGTGATCCCCGTACCACCAGCCACAAGAGCAATATGCTCATGTTTGTTCGGCGACCAAGCATACTTTGGCAGCGGCCCCTTCACATCAAGCCTCTGACCGGGAGCCATATCGTGCAAATGGGTGCTCATCGGGCCATTGGGGtacttcttcaccaacaaaTCAATATACCCCGGCGTGTCCTCGTCGCTGATTGGCGTGTACGGCCTCAAAACAGCCTTCTCGGCATCCAGAGGCTTGTACTTTGTCAAAATGGCACTCGCGACAGGAAGG
It contains:
- the MCR1 gene encoding NADH-cytochrome b5 reductase (EggNog:ENOG503NVGH; COG:C) translates to MSLFVASRSAFRVSAPLKRQIRSYATDPSPSSKGSNNTLLYGAAAAAGLAGAGYYFLSGSTAANKAQEKVKNASAAVAEKIPGVEAKKAFTGGDQGFLSLKLEEVEIINHNSKRLRFRLPEDDMVSGLPVASAILTKYKPLDAEKAVLRPYTPISDEDTPGYIDLLVKKYPNGPMSTHLHDMAPGQRLDVKGPLPKYAWSPNKHEHIALVAGGTGITPMYQLLRTIFNNPEDKTKVTLVFGNVSADDILLKNELATLENHYPQRFRAFYVLDNPPKQWTGAKGFINKELLKTVLPEPKNENIKVFVCGPPGMMDSISGNKKSPRDQGELKGILKELGYTPEQVYKF